Proteins found in one Sphaeramia orbicularis chromosome 8, fSphaOr1.1, whole genome shotgun sequence genomic segment:
- the LOC115424790 gene encoding LOW QUALITY PROTEIN: P43 5S RNA-binding protein-like (The sequence of the model RefSeq protein was modified relative to this genomic sequence to represent the inferred CDS: inserted 2 bases in 2 codons; deleted 1 base in 1 codon): MSSVRSGKTAVGPSVQRFKCTHVDCDATFPREWKLKEHETVHTGARPCVCTFAGCGRRFTRKSHLRRHILKHQGVKQFKCNSAGCTKSFLQADQLKRHVGYVPGDKINLFNLLYLFIPLQCNHPMCSLTFKKRRMYKLHLKEHQVPVKFKCLKDGCGATFDSHIARKXHEKKHTGYRCPHANCQVLEHTWGKLQKHMAKHPATFTCQTCKKVFKKANALRRHKRIHASHKPVLVCPRPDCQAYFSTTFNLQHHIRKVHLQLFKYKCSFPDCPRMFAMRESMTRHLLCHDPTIKSLKKRQRPKKSWQKRLDGYHQPLVEENLRRLFTLRMRISRRAKVEADLKGLFNERKIPHYVDPEVNLRGLFGXKQPRPLEEKSEVVH; this comes from the exons ATGAGTAGTGTTCGCAGTGGGAAGACCGCCGTGGGTCCGTCTGTGCAGCGGTTCAAATGCACCCACGTGGACTGTGACGCGACTTTCCCCAGAGAGTGGAAGCTGAAGGAGCACGAGACGGTGCACACTGGAGCG CGTCCTTGTGTGTGCACATTTGCCGGCTGTGGTCGTCGTTTCACCAGAAAATCCCACCTGCGTCGCCACATACTGAAGCACCAAGGCGTCAAACAATTCAA GTGTAATTCTGCAGGCTGCACGAAGAGTTTTCTTCAA GCAGACCAACTAAAAAGACATGTTGGTTATGTCCCCGGAGACAAAATAA ATCTTTTTAacctcttgtatttatttattcctctaCAGTGTAACCACCCCATGTGCTCCTTAACCTTTAAAAAGCGCAGAATGTATAAACTGCATTTAAAGGAACATCAAGTACCTGTTAAGTTCAA GTGTTTGAAGGACGGATGCGGAGCCACGTTTGACTCCCATATCGCCCGTA GCCATGAGAAGAAGCACACAG GTTACCGCTGTCCTCATGCTAACTGCCAGGTACTTGAACACACCTGGGGAAAACTTCAGAAACACATGGCCAAACACCCAG CCACGTTTACATGCCAGACATGTAAAAAGGTGTTCAAGAAGGCCAACGCACTTCGGAGACACAAACGGATCCACGCTTCTCATAAACCGGTACTGGTTTGTCCTAGACCCGACTGCCAGGCCTACTTCTCCACGACCTTTAACCTGCAGCACCACATCCGCAAGGTGCACCTCCAGCTCTTCAAATACAAATGCTCCTTCCCTGACTGCCCACGCATGTTTGCTATGCGG GAGAGTATGACCAGACACCTGCTTTGCCATGATCCAACCATCAAGTCTCTAAAG AAACGACAGCGGCCCAAGAAGTCCTGGCAGAAGCGTCTGGACGGATACCATCAACCCCTGGTGGAGGAAAACCTGCGCCGCCTCTTCACCCTGCGCATGCGCATTTCCCGCCGCGCCAAGGTGGAAGCTGACCTCAAGGGTCTCTTCAATGAGCGTAAGATCCCCCACTACGTCGATCCAGAGGTCAACCTACGCGGCCTCTTCG TCAAACAACCTCGTCCTTTAGAGGAAAAATCCGAGGTTGTGCACTGA